Proteins from a single region of Streptomyces spinoverrucosus:
- a CDS encoding YidC/Oxa1 family membrane protein insertase produces the protein MSVFANLVEQLAELLQPLFHASAAAAAIVLFTAFVRLLVLPLSRASARGQKARTELQPKIAELRKKHRGNPERLQQAVLELHAKEKVSPLAGCLPGLMQLPAFFLLYHLFSNPTIGGEANALLGHQLLAAPLGDRWVDALGDGGVLGAAGLVYVGLFAVVAVVAVFNYRRTKRTMAAGGPVPADGEQVPGLGAVTKVMPFMSFFTLVTVAVVPLAAALYVVTSTTWSAVERAVLYR, from the coding sequence ATGTCCGTTTTCGCCAACCTGGTCGAGCAGCTCGCCGAGCTGCTCCAGCCGCTGTTCCACGCCTCCGCGGCCGCCGCCGCGATCGTCCTGTTCACCGCGTTCGTACGCCTGCTGGTGCTGCCGCTGTCCAGGGCGTCCGCGCGGGGGCAGAAGGCGCGCACCGAGTTGCAGCCGAAGATCGCGGAGCTGCGGAAGAAGCACCGTGGGAACCCCGAGCGGCTTCAGCAGGCCGTACTGGAGCTGCACGCGAAGGAGAAGGTGTCGCCGCTCGCGGGCTGCCTGCCCGGCCTGATGCAGTTGCCCGCTTTCTTCCTGCTCTACCACCTCTTCTCGAACCCGACGATCGGCGGCGAGGCGAACGCCCTGCTCGGTCATCAGCTGCTGGCCGCGCCGCTGGGGGACCGGTGGGTGGACGCGCTGGGTGACGGTGGGGTGCTCGGGGCGGCGGGGCTGGTGTACGTCGGGCTGTTCGCCGTCGTCGCAGTCGTTGCCGTGTTCAACTATCGCCGTACGAAGCGGACGATGGCCGCCGGTGGTCCCGTTCCGGCGGACGGCGAGCAGGTGCCCGGCCTCGGCGCCGTCACCAAGGTCATGCCGTTCATGTCCTTCTTCACGCTCGTCACGGTGGCGGTGGTGCCGCTGGCGGCCGCCCTGTACGTGGTGACCAGTACGACGTGGAGTGCCGTCGAGCGGGCCGTGCTCTACCGCTGA
- a CDS encoding LLM class F420-dependent oxidoreductase has protein sequence MNNPVTSLKERLGRYGIWSVGLRSEDPDRRPELDESAAELEELGFGTLWLGGSSSTANAAPLVHATKSITVGTSIQSIWQHDPADTAAAYAELEATHPGRFLLGLGVSHAKLTDQYRRPYSALVGYLDELDAAGVPAERRVLAALGPKTLELARDRAAGAIPYLVTPEYTAYAREILGEGPLLAPELKVVLERDPARARSVARDYLAMYLSLPNYTNNFLRHGFTESDLADGGSDRLIDAVYAWGDEDHIRERIAAFHAAGADHVALQVVTDDPRDALPREEWRRLADLLT, from the coding sequence ATGAACAACCCCGTCACCTCGCTGAAGGAGCGGCTGGGACGGTACGGCATCTGGAGCGTGGGCCTGCGCTCGGAGGATCCCGACCGCCGCCCGGAGCTGGACGAGTCGGCCGCCGAACTGGAGGAGCTGGGCTTCGGCACGCTCTGGCTGGGCGGCAGCAGCTCCACCGCGAACGCCGCTCCGCTCGTCCACGCCACGAAGAGCATCACCGTCGGCACCAGCATCCAGAGCATCTGGCAGCACGACCCCGCCGACACGGCCGCGGCCTACGCCGAGCTGGAGGCGACCCACCCGGGCCGGTTCCTGCTGGGCCTGGGCGTGAGCCACGCCAAGCTCACCGACCAGTACCGGCGCCCGTACTCGGCCCTCGTCGGCTACCTCGACGAGCTCGACGCCGCCGGAGTGCCCGCCGAACGCCGGGTGCTGGCGGCGCTGGGCCCGAAGACCCTGGAGCTGGCCCGGGACCGCGCGGCCGGCGCGATCCCGTACCTGGTGACCCCGGAGTACACGGCGTACGCCCGCGAGATCCTGGGCGAAGGCCCGCTCCTCGCCCCCGAGTTGAAGGTCGTCCTGGAACGGGACCCGGCCCGGGCCCGCAGTGTGGCCCGGGATTACCTGGCCATGTATCTCTCGCTCCCCAACTACACGAACAACTTCCTCCGCCACGGCTTCACCGAGTCGGACCTGGCGGACGGCGGCAGCGACCGCCTGATCGACGCGGTGTACGCCTGGGGCGACGAGGACCACATCCGGGAGCGCATCGCGGCGTTCCACGCGGCGGGCGCGGACCACGTGGCGCTCCAGGTGGTCACCGACGACCCCAGGGACGCGCTGCCCCGGGAGGAATGGCGCAGGCTGGCCGACCTGCTGACGTGA
- a CDS encoding DUF6412 domain-containing protein, with amino-acid sequence MIRKCAKSRPAVLLLVLFLDLALLDAGTLSATVALAATAAAGSALAVCVLVAARCAPAVPPTRVRTAIRDRDRRTAFLPQRDPDAKGRRRPRAPGHALLTTVA; translated from the coding sequence ATGATCCGGAAGTGCGCGAAGTCGCGCCCCGCCGTCCTGCTCCTGGTCCTCTTCCTCGACCTGGCCCTGCTGGACGCCGGCACGCTCTCCGCCACCGTCGCGCTCGCCGCGACCGCCGCGGCCGGGTCGGCGCTCGCCGTCTGCGTGCTGGTCGCCGCGCGCTGCGCGCCCGCCGTGCCGCCGACGCGGGTGCGTACGGCCATCCGCGACCGGGACCGCCGTACGGCCTTCCTGCCCCAACGCGACCCCGACGCCAAGGGACGCCGCCGCCCCCGAGCGCCCGGACACGCCCTCCTGACGACCGTCGCGTAG
- a CDS encoding ROK family transcriptional regulator — MPHGTQQGVRQGANLLAVRSHNAALVLELLRRAGAEGVSRLELAERTALTPQAVSKITGRLRDEGLVIEAGRLVSTGGKPRTVLRLVPEAGHAVGVHLDRDELRVVLVDLAGVVVGERRSAIDLGAGAETVVGQVVALVAEVLEGDSAADVRTMLGVGVALPGPLDHVRGVLHRVTGFPEWDGFPLRDVLGRRLELPVVVDKDTNAAALRLAVAGGSGSFAYLHFAAGLGCGLVIGGVVHRGARTGAGEFGHQVVQLDGPVCGCGNRGCVEALCLGAVTRGDVAEAARVLGVGACNLVALLDVDLVLLGGRTVAAEPERFVRGVAGVLAERARRTGEQAVPVRLAGGGRRAVAEGAAQLLLAPLFGRAVG, encoded by the coding sequence GTGCCGCACGGCACGCAGCAGGGCGTGCGGCAGGGGGCGAATCTGCTGGCGGTGCGGAGCCACAACGCCGCGCTGGTCCTCGAACTCCTGCGCAGGGCCGGGGCGGAGGGCGTCAGCCGGCTGGAGCTCGCCGAGCGGACCGCGCTGACCCCGCAGGCCGTCAGCAAGATCACCGGGCGGTTGCGGGACGAGGGGCTGGTGATCGAGGCCGGGCGGCTGGTGTCCACGGGGGGCAAGCCGCGGACGGTGCTGCGGCTGGTGCCGGAGGCCGGGCATGCCGTGGGGGTGCATCTGGACCGGGACGAGCTGCGGGTGGTGCTGGTCGATCTGGCGGGCGTGGTGGTGGGGGAGCGGCGCTCGGCGATCGACCTCGGCGCGGGGGCCGAGACCGTGGTGGGGCAGGTGGTGGCCCTCGTCGCGGAGGTCCTCGAAGGTGACTCGGCGGCCGACGTGCGGACGATGCTCGGGGTCGGGGTCGCGTTGCCCGGGCCTCTCGATCACGTCCGTGGGGTGCTGCACCGGGTCACCGGGTTTCCGGAGTGGGACGGGTTTCCGCTGCGGGACGTACTGGGGCGGCGGCTGGAGCTGCCGGTGGTCGTCGACAAGGACACGAACGCCGCCGCGTTGCGGCTGGCGGTGGCGGGTGGGAGCGGGTCCTTCGCGTACCTGCACTTCGCGGCGGGGCTCGGGTGCGGGCTGGTGATCGGGGGTGTGGTCCATCGCGGGGCCCGGACCGGGGCGGGGGAGTTCGGGCATCAGGTCGTGCAGCTGGACGGACCGGTGTGCGGGTGCGGGAACCGGGGGTGCGTCGAGGCGCTGTGTCTGGGCGCGGTGACGCGGGGAGATGTGGCGGAGGCGGCGCGGGTGCTGGGGGTCGGGGCGTGCAACCTGGTCGCGCTGCTCGACGTCGACCTCGTGCTGCTGGGCGGGCGGACCGTCGCGGCCGAGCCGGAGCGGTTCGTACGCGGGGTCGCCGGCGTCCTCGCGGAACGTGCCCGGCGTACGGGGGAGCAGGCGGTTCCGGTACGACTCGCGGGCGGCGGAAGACGCGCGGTCGCCGAGGGCGCGGCACAACTGCTACTGGCGCCGTTGTTCGGGCGGGCGGTCGGGTGA
- a CDS encoding fumarylacetoacetate hydrolase family protein: MKLLRVGTAGAERPALLDAEGVLRDLSGLVPDIDGALLADDAALGRIRAAAGAGELPVLDGAGLRIGPPLGRIGKIVCIGLNYHDHARETGAEPPAEPVIFFKAADTVVGPNDTVLVPRGSRKTDWEVELAVVIGRTARYLESAQEALGHVAGYAVAHDVSEREFQIERGGTWDKGKNCETFNPLGPWLVTADEAPDPQKLSLRLWVNGELKQDGTTAEQIFSVGEVVRYVSHFMTLYPGDVINTGTPAGVALGQPEPKPYLRAGDVVELEIEGLGRQRQELKDA, encoded by the coding sequence ATGAAGCTGCTGCGAGTCGGTACGGCCGGGGCGGAGCGGCCCGCGCTGCTCGACGCCGAAGGCGTGCTGCGGGACCTGTCGGGTCTCGTGCCGGACATCGACGGTGCGCTGCTCGCCGACGACGCCGCCCTCGGCCGGATCCGCGCGGCCGCCGGTGCCGGGGAGTTGCCCGTGCTGGACGGGGCGGGGCTGCGGATCGGGCCGCCGCTGGGGCGGATCGGCAAGATCGTGTGCATCGGGCTGAACTACCACGACCACGCCCGGGAGACCGGCGCCGAGCCGCCCGCCGAGCCGGTGATCTTCTTCAAGGCCGCGGACACGGTGGTCGGTCCGAACGACACCGTGCTCGTACCGCGCGGCTCCCGGAAGACCGACTGGGAGGTGGAGCTGGCCGTCGTCATCGGGCGCACGGCCCGCTACCTGGAGTCGGCGCAGGAGGCGCTCGGGCATGTCGCCGGGTACGCGGTGGCGCACGACGTGTCCGAGCGGGAGTTCCAGATCGAGCGCGGCGGCACCTGGGACAAGGGCAAGAACTGCGAGACGTTCAATCCGCTCGGGCCGTGGCTGGTGACGGCGGACGAGGCGCCGGACCCGCAGAAGCTGTCGCTGCGGCTGTGGGTCAACGGGGAGCTGAAGCAGGACGGCACGACCGCCGAGCAGATCTTCTCCGTGGGGGAGGTCGTGCGGTACGTCAGCCACTTCATGACCCTGTACCCGGGCGATGTGATCAACACCGGTACGCCCGCGGGGGTCGCGCTGGGGCAGCCGGAGCCCAAGCCGTATCTGCGGGCGGGCGATGTGGTGGAGCTGGAGATCGAGGGGCTGGGGCGGCAGCGGCAGGAGCTGAAGGACGCCTGA
- a CDS encoding class E sortase encodes MRGPALRVSVVRVPVVRHTTRRRRARQRRALWAGGEALVTVGIVLLLLVVHQVWWTNRQARQGAEREVAALEEEWGEATTGVQESDPKDAAGSGVPAERPARTQRPAPASAPTRAPLPSHAYAILTIPRLNLRVPVAEGISKPHVLNKGYAGHYPGTAQPGHAGNFALAGHRNTHGEPFRYLDRLGDGDRIVVQTRSAVYTYAVDQTVPQTSARDTGVIRPVPRSLVHPARGYRAPGYYITLTTCTPEYTSKYRLVVWGTLLSMGPR; translated from the coding sequence ATGCGCGGACCCGCCCTGCGCGTATCCGTCGTACGCGTACCGGTCGTGCGGCACACCACCAGGCGGCGCCGCGCCCGCCAACGGCGCGCCCTGTGGGCCGGTGGCGAGGCCCTCGTCACCGTCGGGATCGTCCTGCTCCTCCTCGTCGTCCACCAGGTGTGGTGGACCAACCGGCAGGCCAGGCAAGGCGCCGAGCGGGAGGTCGCGGCGCTGGAGGAGGAGTGGGGCGAGGCCACGACCGGCGTCCAGGAGAGCGACCCGAAGGACGCCGCCGGGTCGGGCGTTCCGGCCGAGCGGCCGGCCCGCACCCAGCGACCCGCGCCCGCCTCGGCGCCGACGCGGGCGCCCCTCCCCTCCCACGCCTACGCCATCCTCACCATCCCCCGCCTGAACCTCCGCGTCCCCGTAGCCGAGGGCATCAGCAAGCCGCACGTCCTCAACAAGGGCTACGCCGGCCACTACCCCGGCACCGCACAGCCCGGCCACGCCGGGAACTTCGCCCTCGCCGGGCACCGCAACACCCACGGCGAGCCCTTCCGGTACCTCGACCGGCTCGGCGACGGCGACCGGATCGTCGTGCAGACACGGTCGGCGGTGTACACGTACGCCGTCGACCAGACCGTCCCGCAGACCTCCGCCCGCGACACCGGAGTGATACGGCCCGTGCCGCGCAGCCTCGTCCACCCCGCCCGCGGCTACCGCGCGCCCGGGTACTACATCACCCTCACCACCTGCACCCCCGAGTACACGTCCAAGTACCGCCTGGTGGTGTGGGGAACGCTCCTGTCCATGGGCCCGCGGTGA
- a CDS encoding SEC-C domain-containing protein codes for MRPDTPAENVDHTTEAARLERTAGLYPEDTEALLLRAAAHLELSGDRPAATALYDRLLSSGDGLENPYLIRALKASNLWEYGHEAEARAIIDGIRTASPRDPAPWVIVAEALESHDELETAQEIFTEATRLLSGDAPKPPQSTHPLFFGRHRVRRMLGLPHDDWDTLADTLHSMPVTLDELHDPKRVWSLGSDNPAELEAEISRLRAELGAYREALSRPFPVAILHWPKAELTELLTAYPSLTSEYPSHEDHLSTIEASLRELSASGTPNLGVVTGTVPSYEAFAASEGTTPADATLLPQYATTLAARGRAVTWPPERTAVCWCGTDRTYGDCHGTQA; via the coding sequence ATGCGCCCCGACACGCCTGCCGAGAATGTCGACCACACCACCGAGGCGGCCCGCCTGGAGCGAACCGCCGGCCTCTATCCCGAGGACACCGAGGCCCTGCTGCTGCGGGCCGCGGCCCACCTGGAACTGTCCGGCGACCGCCCCGCCGCGACCGCGCTGTACGACCGCCTGCTGTCCTCCGGGGACGGCCTGGAGAACCCGTACCTGATCCGCGCCCTCAAGGCCTCGAACCTCTGGGAGTACGGCCACGAGGCCGAGGCCCGAGCGATCATCGACGGCATCCGCACGGCGTCCCCGCGCGACCCGGCCCCCTGGGTGATCGTGGCCGAGGCCCTCGAATCACACGACGAGCTGGAAACGGCGCAGGAGATCTTCACGGAGGCCACCCGCCTCCTGTCCGGGGACGCGCCGAAGCCCCCACAGTCCACGCACCCCCTCTTCTTCGGCCGCCACCGGGTACGCCGCATGCTGGGCCTCCCCCACGACGACTGGGACACCCTGGCCGACACCCTGCACTCCATGCCGGTCACCCTGGACGAACTCCACGACCCGAAACGCGTATGGTCCCTGGGCTCGGACAACCCGGCGGAGCTGGAAGCGGAAATCTCCCGCCTCCGAGCAGAACTCGGCGCCTACAGAGAGGCCCTCTCCCGCCCGTTCCCGGTGGCGATACTGCACTGGCCGAAGGCCGAACTGACGGAGCTGCTGACGGCGTACCCGTCCCTGACCTCGGAATACCCCTCACACGAGGACCACCTGTCGACGATAGAGGCCTCCCTCCGGGAACTCTCCGCCTCGGGCACACCCAACCTGGGCGTAGTAACGGGCACGGTCCCGTCCTACGAGGCCTTCGCCGCCTCGGAGGGCACAACCCCGGCCGACGCGACCCTGCTCCCCCAGTACGCAACAACCCTCGCGGCCCGAGGCAGAGCGGTGACGTGGCCTCCGGAGCGGACGGCCGTGTGCTGGTGCGGAACAGACCGGACGTACGGGGACTGCCACGGCACGCAGGCATAG
- a CDS encoding heme-degrading domain-containing protein: MTPKITPELTPTVEELEAQERRLVFRQFTHDDAWVLGSLLVELARERQAPVAIDIHRAGQQLFHAALPGSTPDNDAWIARKRRVVERYGSASYLVGARCRAKGTTFEESSRLDPDTYAAHGGSFPITVAGVGVVGAVTVSGLPQLQDHRLVVEALEHLLGDQA; the protein is encoded by the coding sequence ATGACCCCGAAGATCACCCCCGAGCTGACGCCCACCGTCGAGGAGCTGGAGGCACAGGAACGCCGCCTGGTGTTCCGGCAGTTCACCCACGACGACGCCTGGGTGCTCGGCTCCCTGCTGGTGGAACTGGCCCGGGAGCGCCAGGCCCCGGTCGCCATCGACATCCACCGCGCCGGCCAGCAGCTCTTCCACGCCGCCCTGCCCGGCTCCACCCCCGACAACGACGCCTGGATCGCCCGCAAGCGCCGGGTGGTGGAGCGCTACGGCTCCGCGTCGTACCTGGTCGGCGCCCGCTGCCGGGCCAAGGGGACCACCTTCGAGGAGTCCTCCCGCCTGGACCCGGACACCTACGCCGCCCACGGCGGCTCCTTCCCGATCACCGTGGCGGGCGTGGGAGTCGTCGGAGCGGTGACGGTCTCCGGTCTCCCCCAGCTCCAGGACCACCGCCTGGTGGTGGAGGCGCTGGAGCACCTTCTGGGCGATCAGGCCTGA
- a CDS encoding VOC family protein: MDAQAMDLLAGGRVATRLPAQDLQRARRFYAEKLGLEPVDERPGGLLYRCGGVEFAVFQSAGASPGTFTQMAWQVDDIDRVVAGLRARGVVFEVVDLPGLRTGEDGIADIEGNYPSKGARGERGAWFRDSEGNLLGIGAPVL; the protein is encoded by the coding sequence ATGGATGCGCAGGCGATGGATCTGCTGGCCGGGGGGCGCGTGGCGACCCGGCTGCCCGCCCAGGATCTTCAGCGCGCCCGGCGCTTCTACGCCGAGAAGCTCGGGCTGGAGCCCGTCGACGAGCGGCCCGGTGGGCTGCTGTATCGGTGCGGGGGTGTGGAGTTCGCTGTCTTCCAGTCGGCGGGGGCCTCGCCGGGGACGTTCACGCAGATGGCGTGGCAGGTCGACGACATCGACAGGGTCGTGGCCGGGCTGAGAGCGCGTGGTGTCGTATTCGAGGTCGTCGATCTGCCCGGGCTGCGGACGGGGGAGGACGGGATCGCCGATATCGAGGGGAACTATCCGAGCAAGGGGGCACGGGGCGAGCGGGGCGCCTGGTTCCGGGACAGTGAGGGAAACCTGCTCGGGATCGGGGCGCCCGTCCTCTGA
- a CDS encoding Gfo/Idh/MocA family protein translates to MTGTPPGSPLRVGLVGYGLAGSVFHAPLIATTEGLTLDTVATSNPERQEQARTEHPGVRVAATPDELFERAEDLDLIVIASPNKTHVPLATTALKSGLPVVVDKPVAGTAAEARALAALADEHGLLLSVFQNRRWDNDFLTLRHLIAEGELGDVWRFESRFERWRPQPKGGWRESGDPAEIGGLLYDLGSHVVDQALVLFGPATSVYAEADIRRPGAETDDDTFIALTHASGVRSHLYVSATTAQLGPRFRVLGSQAGYVKYGLDPQEAALRDGQRPSEAAEWGTEPESLWGRVGSGESPLTGGGRPLRTLPGDYPAYYAGIAAALRDGAPNPVTALEAAAALDVLEAARRSARDGVTVTL, encoded by the coding sequence ATGACTGGCACACCCCCTGGCTCGCCCCTCCGCGTCGGCCTCGTCGGCTACGGCCTGGCGGGCTCCGTCTTCCACGCTCCGCTGATCGCCACCACCGAGGGCCTGACCCTGGACACGGTGGCCACCTCGAACCCCGAGCGGCAGGAGCAGGCCCGCACCGAGCACCCGGGCGTCCGGGTCGCCGCCACCCCCGACGAGCTGTTCGAGCGCGCCGAGGACCTGGACCTGATCGTCATCGCGTCCCCGAACAAGACGCACGTCCCCCTCGCCACCACCGCCCTGAAGTCCGGCCTCCCGGTGGTCGTCGACAAGCCCGTCGCCGGCACCGCGGCCGAGGCCCGCGCGCTCGCCGCCCTCGCCGACGAGCACGGCCTGCTCCTGTCCGTCTTCCAGAACCGCCGCTGGGACAACGACTTCCTGACCCTGCGCCACCTCATCGCCGAGGGCGAGCTGGGTGACGTATGGCGCTTCGAGTCCCGCTTCGAGCGGTGGCGGCCGCAGCCGAAGGGCGGCTGGCGGGAGTCCGGCGACCCGGCAGAGATCGGAGGTCTGCTCTACGACCTCGGCAGCCACGTCGTCGACCAGGCCCTGGTCCTGTTCGGCCCCGCCACCTCGGTCTACGCCGAGGCCGACATCCGCCGCCCGGGCGCCGAGACGGACGACGACACCTTCATCGCCCTCACCCACGCGAGCGGCGTCCGCTCCCACCTCTACGTCTCCGCGACGACCGCCCAACTCGGCCCCCGCTTCCGGGTCCTGGGCTCGCAGGCCGGTTACGTCAAGTACGGCCTCGACCCGCAGGAGGCGGCCCTCCGGGACGGGCAGCGCCCCTCCGAGGCCGCCGAATGGGGCACGGAACCCGAGTCGCTGTGGGGCCGCGTCGGCTCCGGCGAGTCCCCGCTGACCGGCGGCGGCCGCCCGCTGCGCACCCTGCCCGGCGACTACCCCGCGTACTACGCCGGGATCGCCGCCGCCCTGCGCGACGGCGCCCCCAACCCGGTGACCGCCCTGGAGGCGGCCGCTGCCCTCGACGTACTGGAAGCGGCCCGCCGTTCGGCCCGCGACGGAGTGACGGTGACCCTGTGA